A genomic window from Candidatus Pelagisphaera phototrophica includes:
- the rplB gene encoding 50S ribosomal protein L2, which translates to MAIISFRPTTPSLRFAELQKRDITQKRPEKKLTTSYSKSAGRNCYGRVTSRRRGGGHKRLRRIVDFRRNKFDIPANVQAIEYDPGRTSHIALVAYADGEKRYIIAPEGLKVGDKIFSSQNMISFDIGNTMPLEFIPPSTRLHAVELLPGKGAQLARSAGNSLELINIEGSHAQLKMPSGEIRLVSKKCLATIGSVSNAEHSKVVIGKAGRNRWKGKRPRVRGVVMNPVDHPNGGGEAKSKGGGGRQMLVSPWGQLAKGFPTRRKSKESNSLILVRRNGRKFKR; encoded by the coding sequence ATGGCTATTATAAGTTTTAGACCAACCACTCCGTCTCTGCGTTTTGCGGAGCTCCAGAAGAGAGACATTACGCAGAAGCGTCCGGAGAAAAAGCTTACTACTTCTTACAGCAAGTCTGCGGGACGCAATTGCTACGGACGCGTGACATCACGCCGCCGTGGAGGTGGGCATAAGCGATTGCGTAGAATCGTGGACTTTCGACGCAACAAATTCGACATCCCCGCAAATGTACAGGCGATCGAATACGATCCAGGCCGGACGTCTCACATTGCTCTGGTCGCCTATGCGGATGGTGAAAAGCGATACATCATAGCTCCTGAGGGATTGAAGGTGGGTGACAAGATTTTTTCGTCGCAGAATATGATCAGCTTTGATATTGGCAATACCATGCCACTGGAATTCATTCCTCCCTCGACTCGCCTTCACGCTGTAGAACTACTTCCTGGTAAAGGGGCCCAACTCGCTCGTTCAGCAGGCAATTCTCTCGAACTGATTAATATTGAAGGGAGTCACGCTCAATTGAAAATGCCCTCGGGTGAAATTCGTTTGGTGAGCAAGAAGTGCCTCGCGACTATTGGATCTGTCAGTAACGCCGAGCACTCAAAGGTAGTCATTGGAAAGGCGGGACGTAACCGTTGGAAGGGCAAGCGTCCTCGGGTTCGGGGTGTTGTTATGAATCCGGTGGACCATCCCAATGGTGGGGGTGAAGCAAAGAGTAAAGGTGGCGGTGGTCGCCAGATGCTCGTTTCTCCTTGGGGTCAGTTAGCGAAGGGTTTTCCCACTCGTCGCAAGTCTAAAGAAAGTAACAGTCTCATCTTGGTCCGTCGCAATGGTCGCAAGTTCAAACGATAA
- the rplW gene encoding 50S ribosomal protein L23 yields MIQADEILKSLRLTEKSNLQSAEVGQYTFEVFKDANKYAIKAAVEKVFDVSVTRVNVINQKGKPARNRKTGRSNYKSDYKKAIITLKTGDTIEIV; encoded by the coding sequence ATGATTCAAGCAGACGAAATCTTAAAATCTCTTCGTTTGACTGAGAAGTCCAATCTCCAGTCAGCTGAAGTGGGTCAGTACACGTTTGAGGTATTCAAAGACGCTAACAAGTACGCTATTAAAGCCGCGGTCGAAAAGGTGTTCGATGTTTCGGTGACGCGTGTGAATGTTATTAATCAAAAAGGCAAGCCGGCCCGTAACCGGAAGACTGGTCGCTCTAACTATAAATCCGACTATAAGAAGGCGATCATCACTTTGAAGACAGGTGATACGATCGAAATCGTATAA
- the rplD gene encoding 50S ribosomal protein L4, translating to MKLKVFNNDGSANGEGDFDIPVFEDGKGLQAVKEVVVAQAANIRQGSANTKTRGEVRGGGKKPWRQKGTGRARAGSSRSPIWVGGGVVFGPKPRDYSKKINKKVRQLAFNRALFERASDGSLVVVDALDIAPAKTSVASGVIRGIAPEGNVLVVDKEFSDTSMLALRNLRGVILEEAAIVSVTDLADFQTIVVTRQAMEVLLGRSKGGSK from the coding sequence ATGAAGTTGAAAGTATTTAACAACGATGGCTCCGCGAACGGAGAAGGTGATTTCGATATCCCTGTTTTCGAAGACGGTAAAGGTCTCCAGGCAGTGAAGGAAGTAGTCGTCGCGCAAGCGGCCAATATTCGCCAAGGCAGTGCGAATACAAAAACGCGTGGCGAGGTTCGGGGCGGTGGCAAGAAGCCATGGCGCCAAAAAGGAACGGGTCGTGCCCGTGCAGGAAGTAGCCGCTCCCCGATATGGGTTGGAGGTGGGGTCGTATTCGGCCCGAAACCACGTGACTACTCCAAGAAGATTAACAAGAAGGTTCGTCAGCTCGCCTTTAATCGAGCGTTGTTTGAACGTGCGAGTGATGGCTCGTTGGTTGTAGTGGATGCCCTCGATATCGCTCCCGCGAAAACGAGTGTGGCATCCGGTGTCATCCGAGGCATCGCCCCGGAAGGAAACGTTCTCGTGGTAGACAAGGAATTCAGCGATACCTCAATGTTAGCGCTACGCAATTTGCGTGGAGTGATCCTTGAGGAGGCTGCGATTGTAAGCGTTACCGATCTCGCAGATTTCCAAACAATTGTTGTAACGCGTCAAGCGATGGAAGTACTTCTTGGCCGCTCGAAAGGAGGCTCGAAATGA